Proteins encoded by one window of Xiphias gladius isolate SHS-SW01 ecotype Sanya breed wild chromosome 15, ASM1685928v1, whole genome shotgun sequence:
- the akt3b gene encoding RAC-gamma serine/threonine-protein kinase, which produces MSDQNVVKEGWVQKRGEYIKNWRPRYFLLKTDGSFIGYKDKPQDSDLAYPLNNFSVAKCQLMKTERPKPNTFIIRCLQWTTVIERTFHVDTPDERDEWAEAIQMVAESLAKQEEEGILCSPTSQIENVNEEEMDTSISHYKRKTMNDFDYLKLLGKGTFGKVILVREKASGTYYAMKILKKEVIIAKDEVAHTLTESRVLKNTRHPFLTSLKYSFQTKDRLCFVMEYVNGGELFFHLSRERVFSEDRTRFYGAEIVSALDYLHSAKIVYRDLKLENLMLDKDGHIKITDFGLCKEGITDTATMKTFCGTPEYLAPEVLEDNDYGRAVDWWGLGVVTYEMMCGRLPFYNQDHEKLFELILMEEIKFPRTLSADAKSLLSGLLIKDPNKRLGGGPDDAKEIMRHSFFGTIDWQDVYDKKLVPPFQPQVTSETDTRYFDEEFTAQTITITPPEKYDEDGMDAADNERRPHFPQFSYSASGRE; this is translated from the exons ATGAGCGACCAGAACGTCGTCAAGGAAGGCTGGGTCCAGAAAAGAG GTGAGTACATCAAGAACTGGCGACCGCGCTACTTTCTGCTGAAGACAGACGGCTCTTTCATCGGCTACAAGGACAAACCACAGGACTCTGACCTGGCCTACCCGCTCAACAACTTCTCTGTAGCAA AATGTCAGCTGATGAAGACGGAGCGACCCAAGCCAAACACCTTCATCATCCGCTGCCTGCAGTGGACCACCGTCATCGAGAGGACTTTTCACGTCGACACGCCTGATGAGAG GGACGAGTGGGCCGAGGCCATCCAGATGGTGGCTGAGTCTCTGGccaaacaggaggaggagggcatcCTGTGCAGCCCCACCTCCCAGATCGAGAACGTCAACGAGGAGGAGATGGACACCTCCATCAGCCACTACAAACGAAAG ACAATGAATGACTTTGACTATCTGAAGCTTCTGGGCAAAGGCACTTTCGGGAAGGTCATTCTGGTGAGGGAGAAGGCGAGCGGCACCTACTACGCCATGAAGATCCTGAAGAAGGAAGTCATTATAGCCAAG GATGAAGTTGCTCACACGCTTACAGAAAGTAGGGTATTAAAAAACACTCGACATCCATTCCTAACT tcTCTGAAGTACTCATTCCAGACTAAGGATCGGCTGTGCTTTGTAATGGAGTACGTCAAcggaggagag CTGTTTTTCCACTTGTcgagagagagagttttttcGGAGGACCGCACCCGTTTCTACGGTGCCGAGATCGTCTCTGCTCTAGACTACCTACATTCTGCCAAGATCGTCTACCGTGATCTGAAG CTGGAGAACCTCATGTTGGACAAAGACGGCCACATCAAGATCACTGACTTCGGGCTCTGCAAAGAAGGCATCACCGACACTGCCACCATGAAGACCTTCTGCGGAACACCAGAATACCTGGCTCccgag GTGTTGGAGGACAACGACTACGGGCGGGCGGTGGACTGGTGGGGTTTGGGCGTGGTGACGTACGAAATGATGTGCGGCCGCCTGCCGTTCTACAACCAGGACCACGAGAAGCTGTTTGAGCTCATCCTCATGGAGGAGATCAAGTTCCCACGAACCCTGTCGGCCGACGCCAAGTCGCTGCTGTCGGGACTCCTCATCAAGGACCCCAACAAACG ACTGGGTGGCGGACCGGATGACGCTAAGGAGATCATGCGACACAGTTTCTTTGGCACAATCGACTGGCAGGACGTCTACGACAAGAAG CTGGTCCCACCTTTCCAGCCCCAGGTCACCTCAGAGACGGACACGCGCTACTTCGACGAGGAGTTCACAGCACAGACCATCACCATCACTCCGCCGGAAAAAT ACGATGAGGACGGGATGGACGCGGCGGACAACGAGCGAAGGCCTCATTTCCCACAGTTCTCCTATTCAGCCAGCGGGCGGGAGTGA